Proteins encoded within one genomic window of Rhinoderma darwinii isolate aRhiDar2 chromosome 5, aRhiDar2.hap1, whole genome shotgun sequence:
- the LOC142652123 gene encoding uncharacterized protein LOC142652123 — protein MASFNEHVEQLRAAADHLGVGWFEEQVTRLVGLPVPQAAGPRRSHRAVSREGGGAVSSLSSPVVLDFALGSPPASGGIMHDAGSSEVVPTRRSRRARPPARLSPDEIPRVRRRRVSPSRVAAGRSPGRAASPRGSRPGRNPQPRRFLVARGGLAPGFPNIPPPSGVVQDAGMSAAPPGEVPIRGLAASRSASGRMASPVGRGVRSELWIPHNGQQAAGPISLRAPIKAGPSGQSGRGSPCSHCGCGQRSQTAVDLEEGEVVEHRRVQVRPAGGITAPEQPGSRPLLVWILGHSFVYWGALRAEVRPDGRQLTIPREDAVLHWLGFRGMVWSRVLPEFQVYTQLDRAPEILVLHVGGNDLSVRPFRDLVRDIKHDLLCLWALHPGLIIVWSEIVPRKTWRLARSVERLNKARIKVNRAVSAFVAKNGGVVVRHRDLESGVGCYWRQDGVHLNEVGMDLWSLALADGIERGVLVWRSSWP, from the exons ATGGCGTCCTTCAATGAGCATGTGGAGCAGCTCCGGGCGGCAGCTGATCATCTGGGTGTCGGCTGGTTTGAGGAGCAGGTGACGAGACTTGTGGGGCTGCCTGTGCCCCAGGCagctgggccccggcgctctcatcgcgcggtgtccagggaggggggTGGGGCGGTTTCTTCCCTGTCGTCCCCTGTAGTGCTGGACTTCGCTTTAGGCAGCCCTCCGGCTAGTGGAGGGATCATGCACGATGCCGGTTCATCTGAGGTCGTGCCTACTCGCAGGTCACGGCGTGCCCGACCTCCAGCGAGACTTAGCCCTGATGAAATCCCGCGGGTACGGCGCCGCAGGGtaagcccctccagggtcgctgcaggccggtctccagggagagctgcatcccctcgGGGGTCtcggcctggcagaaatccccagccgcggcggttCTTGGTGGCTaggggggggttggctcctggcttcccaaaTATCCCCCCTCCATCTGGTGTGGTGCAAGATGCGgggatgtcggcagccccgcctggtgaggtgccaatcagggggctggctgcttcgAGGTCTGCGTCAGGAAGAATGGCGAGTCCGGTGGGCCGTGGAGTGCGGTCTGAGCTATGGATACCGCATAACGGGCAGCAGGCGGCTGGCCCTATAAGCCTCAGGGCTCCTATAAAGGCCGGCCCTTCGGGACAGTCTGGTCGGGGATCTCCATGCTCGCATTGTGGGtgcgggcagcggtcgcagacGGCGGTTGACTTGGAAGAGGGAGAGGTTGTTGAGCATCGGCGTGttcaagttcgtccggctggcgggatcacagcgcctgagcagccag GTTCGCGTCCTTTGCTGgtttggatcttggggcactcctttgtgtattGGGGCGCACTAAGGGCGGAGGTTCGCCCGGATGGTCGACAACTGACGATTCCGCGGGAGGATGCTGTCCTGCATTGGCTAGGTTTCCGGGGAATGGTTTGGTCTAGGGTGTTACCAGAGTTTCAGGTGTATACGCAGCTAGACCGGGCGCCTGAGattttagttttacatgttggggggaatgacttgagtgtgcgcccttttcgtgatttggtgagggatattaagcacgatttgttgtgtttatgggcgttACACCCGGGCCTGATTATAGTCTGGTCAGAAATAGTGCCCAGAAAGACATGGCGTttggcccgatccgtggagagactcaataaggccagaataaaagtgaatagggcggtgtcggcatttgtggcaaaaaatggaggtgtggtggtcaggcatagggacctggaatcgggtgtaggttgttattggagacaggatggggtgcatttgaatgaggtggggatggatttgtggagtttggccctagcagacgggattgaaagaggggtgttggtgtggaggagctcatggccttga
- the LOC142652122 gene encoding cilia- and flagella-associated protein 69-like isoform X5: MRVPSTRVRMQICSTVMDFYSAEHQMPQIIGFQPTSNSYKIQTAEMSGLAETLVSSLTLMENNIQEKLSVLRTLELLSLTNENCMSMARAQAAYSLCSHLSDPDPSGQLLFLSSGILLNLLDLGPKDDVIIQMNNIECICALRVSVVRLFTNGYKDQDRQLRNDLLVLTTVIAENNQSLIIDSGFARQLILFATFPEIKSRNPLVRNVQLLHNREGLQMKRLLMNILVELSKDWSSAQLLSDGKVISALFTYVKPIEKPETHEWPTLYFEELQLQAMSTLSSVAPRLVEDYMAAEGNKRILQFLNWCCSQDGFVGNGNSFYGTGCRGSKNAQMRQSLKLLQSMVSIQDITLNMDLCDQGAVGQLLGILKKTNTRGEGKDDAVLLEIQSDILSILSSLCDADPDVRDLFGSEGVDVIVQLLRMDPTKIYSGLGHSKLILSTLTCVCSCIIGCSAAEDDFLAKQGVFLLLDLLAVNWESMNTVLLTILGELCDNPKTRSHINTWRGKDLQTAPHMLVQLWKQMEEELGIPRDEYGRIIDVKNPLGRKLQKDPEVSPTPPNSFIQVPSEVEEKNKDNIYSIFSKIGLKKLPGLSTLDFVTLSAIIKHLDFKVADVWRETGREIETENIRPLKHDKDYLKLLKKGTENVAKLVRAQQSKMIEEHQKMELLEEQQRYAAIKANIRQREKAQISWDDFIARTSNYEALKKAKQLKEDILEISRPEYMPQKGIYHATEVYGPNTTVSCCRVFHVESTPSNLTGGPLADTYFACKRLPIRGGALQKIRGRRSLK, translated from the exons ATGCGGGTGCCAAGCACTCGGGTCCGGATGCAGATTTGCTCCACAGTGATGGATTTCTACAGCGCAGAACATCAAATGCCGCAGATTATAG GTTTTCAGCCGACAAGTAACAGCTACAAGATCCAGACGGCTGAAATGAGCGGCTTGGCAGAGACCCTCGTCTCGTCATTGACATTGATGGAGAACAATATACAGGAGAAGTTATCGGTACTGAGAACACTGGAGCTTCTATCATTAACTAACG AGAACTGCATGTCTATGGCCAGAGCTCAGGCGGCCTACAGCCTCTGCTCCCACCTCAGTGACCCAGATCCCTCAGGACAACTACTCTTCCTCTCTTCTGGGATTCTGTTGAACCTTTTGGACTTGGGACCCAAGGATGATGTGATTATTCAGATGAATAACATAGAATGTATCTG TGCACTCAGAGTTTCTGTTGTGCGCTTGTTCACCAACGGATACAAGGATCAAGACCGTCAGCTGAGAAATGACCTTCTAGTGCTAACAACTGTGATCGCTGAGAACAATCAATCTCTTATAATT GACAGTGGATTTGCAAGGCAGCTCATCTTATTTGCAACATTTCCAGAAA TTAAAAGCCGTAACCCACTAGTGAGAAACGTCCAACTTCTACACAACCGTGAAGGTCTCCAGATGAAGAGGTTGTTGATGAACATTCTGGTGGAGTTATCTAAAGACTGGTCATCAGCTCAG CTGCTCTCTGATGGGAAGGTCATTTCAGCCCTTTTCACCTATGTGAAGCCGATTGAAAAGCCTGAGACGCATGAGTGGCCGACTCTGTATTTTGAAGAGCTGCAGCTACAGGCCATGTCCACCTTGTCATCTGTGGCTCCCCGGCTGGTGGAGGACTACATGGCTGCTGAGGGGAACAAGCGGATTCTTCAGTTCCTCAACTGGTGCTGCAGCCAAG ATGGATTTGTTGGAAATGGCAACAGCTTCTATGGCACTGGATGTCGTGGCAGCAAGAATGCCCAGATGCGCCAGAGCCTGAAACTGCTCCAGTCTATGGTCTCCATACAAGATATCACCCTGAATATGGACCTATGTGACCAGGGAGCAGTCGGACAACTTCTAG GAATTCTAAAAAAGACCAACACTCGTGGTGAAGGAAAGGATGACGCTGTGCTACTGGAAATCCAGAGTGACATTCTGTCCATCCTGTCATCGCTCTGTGATGCTGACCCCGACGTAAGG GATTTGTTTGGATCAGAAGGAGTGGATGTCATCGTTCAACTTCTGAGAATGGACCCCACTAAAATTTACAGTGGACTTGGCCACAGCAAACTGATCCTCAGCACACTGACCTGTGTGTG CTCTTGTATTATTGGATGTTCCGCAGCTGAAGACGACTTTCTTGCTAAGCAGGGTGTGTTCCTCCTGCTGGATTTATTAGCA GTGAATTGGGAGAGCATGAACACTGTGCTGCTCACAATATTGGGCGAATTGTGTGACAATCCTAAAACTCGTTCCCATATTAACACCTGGAGAGGAAAGGATTTACAGACAGCCCCCCATATGCTTGTCCAGTTATGGAAGCAGATGGAGGAAGAACTAGGAATACCCAGAGATGAATATGGACGTATTATTG ATGTAAAGAATCCACTGGGAAGAAAGCTGCAGAAAGATCCGGAGGTCTCCCCAACACCCCCCAACAGCTTCATTCAGGTCCCCTCTGAAGTGGAAGAAAAGAACAAAGACAACATTTACTCCATATTCTCCAAAATAG GTTTAAAAAAATTACCTGGATTATCTACACTGGATTTTGTCACCCTCAGTGCAATAATTAAACATCTGGATTTTAAG GTCGCAGACGTTTGGAGAGAAACTGGACGGGAAATAGAAACTGAAAACATCCGACCATTAAAACATGATAAAGATTATTTGAAGTTACTCAAAAAAGGGACAGAAAATGTTGCCAAACTTGTTAGGGCTCAGCAATCCAAAATGATTGAAGAACACCAAAAAATGGAGCTCCTGGAAGAACAACAACGATATGCAGCG ATAAAAGCAAACATCAGACAGAGGGAAAAAGCCCAAATATCCTGGGATGATTTTATAGCCAGAACATCAAATTATGAAGCCCTAAAG AAAGCAAAACAACTCAAAGAAGACATCCTAGAGATCTCCAGACCTGAATACATGCCTCAGAAGGGTATTTACCATGCCACAGAGGTCTACGGCCCCAATACAACC GTGTCGTGTTGCCGGGTTTTTCATGTGGAGAGCACACCATCTAACCTTACAGGAGGTCCTCTAGCTGACACCTACTTCGCCTGTAAGAGGCTTCCAATCCGAGGAGGAGCCCTGCAGAAAATCAGAGGTCGAAGATCTTTAAAGTAA